In Solanum pennellii chromosome 7, SPENNV200, the following are encoded in one genomic region:
- the LOC107025095 gene encoding LOB domain-containing protein 22-like, which translates to MNVDVMFVTTCAACKHQRKKCEPNCQLAPYFPCTKDEDFLNVYRLFGVNNTIKHLNSVADDEKAKLVESLILEAKIRKENPVHGCLAVERKLRGEIEALEKELELVKNNISFCKKTSMLQMQKQQLEEELDRSSLALDSPFDAHSMTRF; encoded by the exons ATGAATGTTGATGTAATGTTTGTTACTACATGTGCAGCGTGCAAGCACCAAAGGAAAAAATGTGAACCAAATTGTCAATTAGCTCCATATTTTCCTTGTACTAAAGATGAAGATTTTCTAAATGTTTATAGACTTTTTGGAGTAAATAATACAATTAAACATCTTAATTCTGTGGCTGATGATGAGAAGGCAAAACTTGTTGAAAGTCTAATTTTAGAGGCTAAGATTAGGAAGGAAAATCCTGTGCATGGTTGTCTTGCAGTTGAAAGAAAGTTGAGGGGGGAAATTGAAGCACTTGAAAAGGAGCTTGAACtggtaaaaaataatatttcgtTTTGTAAGAAAACATCCATGTTGCAAATGCAAAAACAACAGTTAGAGGAAGAGCTTGATAGATCTTCCTTAGCTTTGGATTCTCCATTTGATGCTCATAGCATGACCag GTTTTGA